A window of Pseudophryne corroboree isolate aPseCor3 chromosome 12, aPseCor3.hap2, whole genome shotgun sequence contains these coding sequences:
- the LOC134979987 gene encoding olfactory receptor 6N2-like, producing MMTMSNNSFVTQFIIIGFPELNNAQGPLFILLSIVYIFTLNGNATVFFLICSHQKLHVPLYIFVAILSFLEIWYTTVTIPKMLTNLLNDKLISYIGCLLQIYFLHCLGITETFLLTAMAFDRYQAICNPLRYPSIMTIPCCLKMAALCWVIGIITALTQTILLSHLSYCDSNKVDHIFCDSTPLMNLSCSDTSLNVKVDFTINSFLICIAFSCIMLSYIKIISAVLKIKTTEGRKKAFSTCGAHLTVVLLFFGSVTFMYVRLTKNTSGNYDRVMAVIYTVLTPMCNPVIYSLRNREIRELFRKKFNSFFSVLF from the coding sequence ATGATGACCATGTCAAATAATTCTTTTGTTACCCAATTCATCATCATTGGCTTTCCTGAGCTCAATAATGCTCAAGGACCTTTGTTCATCCTTCTAAGTATTGTCTATATTTTCACACTTAATGGTAATGCTACAGTTTTCTTTCTCATTTGCAGTCATCAAAAACTTCATGTTCCTCTTTATATTTTTGTAGCTATACTTTCCTTTCTGGAAATCTGGTACACAACCGTTACCATACCCAAAATGCTGACAAACTTGCTGAATGATAAGCTGATCTCCTATATTGGCTGTCTGTTGCAAATCTATTTTCTTCATTGTTTAGGTATCACGGAAACCTTTCTTCTTACAGCAATGGCCTTTGACCGCTACCAGGCCATATGCAATCCACTAAGGTACCCATCCATAATGACTATTCCATGTTGTTTAAAGATGGCAGCTCTTTGCTGGGTCATAGGAATTATTACAGCTTTAACCCAAACCATCTTGCTATCTCATCTTTCCTACTGTGATTCAAACAAAGTTGATCATATTTTCTGTGACTCAACTCCACTGATGAATTTGTCATGTTCTGACACTTCACTAAATGTCAAGGTAGACTTCACCATCAACTCATTCCTTATATGCATAGCTTTCTCATGCATCATGTTATCATATATCAAAATAATTTCTGCTGTGTTAAAAATAAAGACTACAGAAGGCAGGAAAAAGGCTTTTTCTACTTGTGGAGCTCATCTCACTGTGGTCTTACTTTTTTTTGGCAGTGTAACTTTTATGTATGTCAGACTAACCAAAAATACCTCTGGTAACTATGATCGTGTCATGGCTGTGATTTATACAGTGTTAACCCCAATGTGTAATCCAGTCATTTACAGCCTAAGGAATCGTGAAATAAGAGAACTATTTAGGAAAAAGTTTAATTCATTTTTTAGTGTTTTATTTTGA